The following is a genomic window from Pirellulales bacterium.
GGTCTTTTCTCGATGTAGGCAATGGTTTCCGCGTATTTTTGAATTAAGGCCGCGCGGCACGGATCCGGCGGGCGCTCCTTAAGCCGCAGCCGGACCAGCAGGTCGCTTAACTCCGCGGTGCCGCTCGGCGTCTCCGGCAGTTTGCTTTCGTCGAAAGCCCGCTGTAAGTCCGCTTGCAGCCGTTCGTACTCCCGCTCATAAAATCCTATGTCGGCCCGCTCAAGCCGCCCTTTTTCTGGGCCGCAGGTCTTGCGCTCGATCAGTTCGGGGATGTAGGGGAGTTTGGCCGTCTCGTTCAGCCGCACGAGGTTGGCCTCAACCTCGCCAGTTCGCATCAGGTGGATGCCCGTCAGCAATACGCGATATACGTAGAGCAACGGCTTCACGTGCGGCGGGTCGGCCTTTTGAAAGAGCTTCCACTGGCTCTCGGCAAAGCCCAGGTAATGGTGGGCGTGGTACCTCGTGACGCAGCCGGCGGCAATCGCCGCGAGCTCGTAATACTCAGGCGTCGCATGGACCACCAGCGGCGAAAGCACCTGTTCCAGCACATAGCCGTTCTTCTTGAGCATCAGCCTGAAGAACTTCGCGGCGTCGTGCGTCACGAGGTCGATCTCCAGGCCGTCGTGAACACCCGATTTCTCGATGGTCTCCTGGCCGGGTTTCAGGCTCACGATTTCTTCCAGCGGAAGCAGGTGGACGCCGCGCAGATCATAGTCGGAATCGGGCGAAGGGAAGCCGTAAAGGTGCGCGCCGCTGATCGTTGCGAACAGCAGTGGGTACGGATGGTCTTCAACTTGCTTTTGGAGCCGAAAGTCAATCGTCATGGCAACTCCTCCGCCAGCGCTCGCCTGCGGGCGTTGACGAGGAACTCGTTGGCTCGCTCGTAGTCGGGCCGTTCGGGCAACTTGGTCGCGCTGAGCGCCTGGTCGAACTGCCGGTGCAGGTCCCGAACCGGTGAGCAAGTATCCGCCACATCGGCAATGTAAGGCGCGGTACCGGCCAAAATGGTTCGCGCGGCGGCTTCAGTTTTCGCCCCCGAATTGCCGATACCGCCAGTGGGTCTGCGCCGTAGACTTTGCGCGACCGGAACCAACGTCGGGCTGGAGAACCAGTCCACCGGGCGAAAGAAGGGCCATTGTGGCGACCACCGAGCTGCGCAAAGCCGCCGTGCTGTTGATGAGCTTGCCGGAAGAGGATGCGGGCAAAGTCCTGGCAAAACTCCCGCCCAAGCAGCTTGAGATGGTCTCCGTCGAGATCGCCAAAGTCGGCCTGGTGAGCCGCGAGGAGCAGGAAAACGCCATCAAGGACTTTGCCGACGCCTCGCCCGGCTCGATCGGGGCGGGCAGCGGCGGACTCGACCTGGCCAAGAACCTCGTCGAACGCGCGCTGGGCAAAAACGCCGGCAGCACCATCGAGAGCGTGCGGCAGCAGATCGAAGCCATGCCCTTCGGCTTCCTGCAGAAGGTCGACAGCCAGAACCTGCTGACCTTCCTCATGGACGAGCACCCGCAAACCATCGCTCTGATCCTCTCGCACCTCAACGCGCAGCAAGCGGCCGACATCATCGGCGGCCTGCCCAGCGACCGGCAGTTGGCCGTGGTGCGGCGCATCGCCACCATGGGCCAAACCAACCCGGAGATCATCCACGAGGTCGAAAAGGGACTCGAACACCGCATGTCGAGCGTGATGAGCCAGGAGTTCGAGAACGCGGGCGGCGTGGAGGCGGTGGCCGAGATCCTCAACGTCACCGACCGCGCCACCGAGCGGAGCCTGCTGGAAAACCTGGCCCAGGAAGATCCCGACCTGGTCGAAGAAATCCGCCGCTTGATGTTCGTGTTCGAAGACATCGCCAAGTTCTCGGCGAAGGACGTGCAAACGCTGCTCAAGAACATCGAGAACTCGCAGCTTGCCATGGCCCTGAAGGGCGCCAGCGAAGAGTTGAAGCAGAAGATTTTGGGCAACATGTCGGTGCGCGCCGCCGACCTGCTGAAGGAAGAGATGCAATACCTCGGCCCGGTGCGGTTGTCGGCCGTCGAGCAGGTGCAGCAGCAGATCGTCGACGTGGTCCGCCGCCTGGAAGACGCCGGCGACATCACCGTCAGCGCCGGCGAAGAAGCCGAGGAATTCATCCAATAGCGGCGCTACCGCACAGAGGCGTAGGCACGGCCGTCGAGGAACCCGCCTGCAGGCGGCGATGCGACTTGACTGAAGATGACAAGTCGCCACCCGCCTTCCTCGCGCAGCGCGCTGCGCGTCATGGGCGGCTTCGATCCCTTCGAGTGGCGCAGCGCGCTGCGCGTCACAGTCGGCCGGATTCGATCGGTTCGAGTGGCCCAGCGTGCTGCCGTCGGGCACGGTCCACACTTGGCGCAGCGCGCTGCGCGTCGGACGCCGCCCAGGCTGAGCTATTTGCGCAGCGCGCTGCGCGACCGTTTACCACACCTCCCCATTGGATGTAAAACGAAACCGCTCTAAGTGCTTTTCGGTCACGGTGTTACGTCAGAGGCTGCGAAATCGTTTCGCAATCATTCTGCGATTCCTCCGCAGCGGTGCTTTCACTTTGACGGAGTAACCACTCCGCGATCTTCGCACCGCAGTCCTCGACGGGCCGGCGCTCGATTCTGCCTCGGCCGACCGAAGGCAGCCGGTGCGTTCGTTTTTTTGGCACCAGCCGATAACCCGCCAGGCGAAAGACCAACAGCGTCGCCGTGATGACGAGGGACGAGCCGCTTGCGAACAGGGCAGTCGGCAGCTTGTGGAACGTAGGATCCACGAAATAGCCGAGCCCGAAGACCACCAATGGCACGCCCATCCGTTAGATTCCCAATCGTTTCGGCACAAAGCTGCCAACGACAGCAACCGTCGAAGCGAGCCATAAGAACAGGCTGGCCCTCACGGCCACCACGTGGTCATCTCCCGTGGGTGGAAACAGCCCATTACGTGCGCGTCCAACGCCCAAGGTCACACAGGCGGCGAAGACGAGCAGCATCAATTGCCGCAAGGAGAATTGAAAGGGTTTCGGAGGCCGCGGTGGCGAGACGAGGGGGTGTCGTGCTAATTCAAAGTGGCGGCGACATAGCGCCGCGATCGCCAGGAAGGTCGTAACGACCACGGTGGCGCAGAGTTGGGCAGCGAACCAACGAATCCGGCCCCGGTGCCAGGTCTGGGTCGTCGTGAGAATGAGCGCCCAGAGCCAAACAGAGCCAAACGCGAGTCCGGCGAGACAGGTCAAGACTCGCCGCGCCTCAAATCGCCAGGCCAGTCCGGCCCATAGCCCCAAAAGACACGCCTCGCCGCCAACCAGCAGCGCGAAAACACAGTTCACTGCGGTGACCTTGCCGACTTGGAACAACGGCGCGAAGCACAAGGCCGTCGCCAGATGAACGGCCAGGAGAACTTCGCATAGAGAGCCCAAGGCCCACTCTCGTCGTCCTGAATGTGGCTTGTTGTGGCACATCATTCGGCATGACCTTAACCTAACCGGGGCACGCGGCCGGTGCAATTTAGCCCGGTCTTCAGATACTCAGCGCAGGCGGGACGGCGAGGCGTCGAAGATTTTGTCGGTCTGCTCGCGCTGGATACGAATCCGCTCTTGACGCTGGTGCTCGCGATACTCGCGCACCGCGAGCGGGATCACCAGGCACAGCGCCGCCGCGACCGCCGTCAGCCAGAACATCGTGCGAAGCTTGAATTGAAAACGTGGCATGAGCTGATTCAGGTCGCCCGCCGCTTGCGGCGATGCTGGTCGAGAAACTGCTTGAGCGACGAACCGCCCCGCATGCCGCGCAGCCCCAGCCGCAAGGCGTTGTCGACGCTAAGCCAATTGTCGGCGGGCGATTCGACAATCGGCCCCGAGCGGACCTGCGGCCACTGGCCCGTGCGGCGATGATGGGCGTCGGCCCACCGCAAGAGTTGCGCGGCCGAAAACCTGGCGATCGAGTGGATGTTCCGCGCGCCGCGGTAACGCGCCCACAGCTTGCCCAGCGACCAGCCGGCAGGAAGACCCCGGGCCGCCCTCCGCAAAGCGATGTCGATAATGCCCCAGCTATCGCCCGGCGACTGAGGAATCTTGCCCGAAGTTTGCGTCGGCCAACGCCCGTGCCGCTCGAAATGCGCATCGGCCCAGGCCAGAATCTGCTTGACGGTGAAGTCGGGCAAGTCGAGATGGTAGCGCACCTGTCGGTGCTCGGCTAACAACCTGGCTATGGAAGAACCGCCTTTGAAGCCCCGTTTGCCGGCGTGCAGCGCGATCTGCACCTTGCCCCACGTTTCATTCGGCGCCGAAGCGATAGCACCTGAATTGACATTGGGCCACTGGCCGGTGCGTTGGTGATGCTCGTCGGCCCGGGCGAGCAGCGTCTCGATCGACAGCGGCGGCTGGCGGCGGTGCTTCATCTGAACGCCGCGCTCCCGCTTCAGCAATCGCGCCAGCGACGAGCCGCCGCGCATACCGCGAATCCCGTGGCGCAACGCCTGATCCACCGCGTGCCAGGTCTCGCCCACCGCCTCGGTCACGGGGCCGGTCTCCGGCGTAGGCCACATGCCGGTCCGTTTCTGATGGGCGTCGGCCCACTTCACGATCTCGCCGATCTTAAAAGGGGGCAAGTCGCCCATATTGCGCCTGCCCCGGTGCTCGGCCAGCAGCTTGGCCAGCGAGGAGCCGCCGGGCAAGCCGCGTTGGCCATTCCTGAGCGCCACTTGGACGGCCATCCAGGTCTCGCCGGCCGCCTCCTCAACGCCTCCCGAATGCGAAAGCGGCCATTGACCGTGCTTCTTGAAATGGGCGTCGGCCCAGCGAAGAATCTGCGGGATGGTGTAGCGCGGCAGCGCCTTGCGATTGCGAACGCCACGGTAGCGGGCCATTACGCGGGGCAACGAGTCGCCGCCGGGCATGCCCCGCAGCCCAAGGTGCAGGGCATTGTCGATGCTCTGCCACTTTTCTTCCAGCGTGCCCCGCACGCGGCCGCTGTCGGACCGCGGCCACTGCCCAGTCTCCTCGTGGTGCGCATCGGCCCAGGCCAGAATCTGCTTGATATAAAGCGGCCGTTTCCGCCAATTGCGGGACCGCGCCGCCTTTCGCGCCGCTGCTCGACGAGTTCCGATGGGCATGATGGAGACCTTCCTCAAAGCGTAGGGTGGGACTAGCGAGCTTGACCCCTCCACGGCCGCCGCGTGCAGTATAGGATAAGCTAGGAATCCGCGAGAGTGAAGAATGTCGCCCAACAGGCAAATCCGTCATCGAAACCGCCGTCCGTTGGAGAAACTGCTGCCGGTGGTTCTGCTGCTATTCGCCGCCGTCGTGGCCTGGCGACTTTGGCAACGCGCCCATTCGCCCGCCCACCTGCTCGAACAAGCGCGTCAAGCGCGAGAGTCGAAAGACTACGCCGCCGCATTGCGCTACTACGACCAGATCGACGCCGCCGCCGGCGAGGAGGCCGTCGAGGGCCGCTGCGCCGCCGCGGAAATCTGGCTTCAATTGGGCCACGCCTCCCAGGCCGAAGCCCGCTTTCGCCAAGCGCTGGAAATCGACCCGCATAGCGCGCCGGCTCACGATCGCCTGGCAAACCTGTTGACCGTGGAAGGCCGCCGCTTCGAGTCGTTGCCGCACCTCTATGAACTGCTGCGCCAGCGCCGCTGTTCCTACGATGTCCTGTTCCTGGCCGGCGACCACGCCAAGACCGTGGAAGCGGCCGACGACCTGGCCCGCTTCCGCGCCGCGGCGCCCGACGATCCGGCCCCCTTGATCGGTCTGGCCCGCATCGAAATCCGCAAGCAAAACGACGCCCAAGCGGCCAAGATGCTGAGACAGGTGATCGCCGACGCCCCCGAGTTGATCGAAGCACATGCCCTGCTGGGACGAGTTCTCTTGGAATCGCCCGAAGACGACGAGCTGGCCACCTGGTCCGCCGCTTTGCCCAGCGAGGCCGACGGGCATCCGGATATCTGGTTCGTCCGCGGCGGCTGGGCGAAACGACGCGGCGAGACCGAGGCCGCCGCGCGGTGCCTGTGGGAGGCCCTGCGGCGCGACGCCAATCACCAATCGGCCACGCTGCAATTGTCTCAATTGCTCGAGACGCTGGGCCAAACGGCGCTGGCCAAAGACCTGGGCCAACGCGCCGTGGCGCTGGCCGATCTCTCCCTGGCACTCGAATCGTTGCGTTTGCACCAAGACGATGTTTCGCAACTGTTCCGCGTGGCCCGGCAGGCCGAAGCGTTGGGCCGGTTGTGGGAAGCCCGGGGCTGGAACCAGCTCGCCCTCTCTGCGGGCGATGCCGGCTGGGCGCGCGAAGCGCTGGCCCGCATCGAGCCGCAGCTCGACGATGCGCTGCCCCCGACCTTGCCGCAGATCGATCCGGGCGTTCGACTCGATTTAGCGCATTACCCGCTGCCCGACGAACGCCAGCCAGCACGCTTGCGCTACGATCGCGGCGCCGCGCCGGCGCTCGTTGCCGCCGGCCCCCGGTTTGAAAACGTCGCAAGCGAAGCGGGCATCGCTTTCCGCTATTTTTGCGGCCGCGAAGGATCGGACCCGCGCGCCCGCATGTTCGAGTCGCTGGGCGGCGGCATCGCGGTCGTCGATTTCGATCTCGACGGCTGGCCCGATCTCTATTTCACGCAAGGCTGCCGCTGGCCGCCGCGGGCGGGTCAGAGCGAATTTCTCGACGCCCTGTATCGCAACCTGGGCAGGGAGCGGTTCGCCGACGTCACACGCGCCAGCCGCCTCGGCGACGAGCGGTTCAGCCAGGGGGCGACGGTCGGCGACTTCAACAACGACGGCTTTCCGGATCTTTACGTCGCCAACATCGGAGTCAACCGGCTGTACGTGAACGAGGGCGACGGAACGTTCAGCGACGTCGGCGAAGCGGCGGGCATCCGGGCCGACCGCTGGACCACAAGCTGCGTGTTGGCCGACCTCAACGGCGACGGGCTGCCCGACCTGTACGACGTGAACTATCTCCAAGGCCCCGGCGTGTTCGAGCAGACCTGTCCCGTCGACGGCCAGCCGCGCACCTGCCGGCCCAGCACGTTCCAGCCGGCCCCCGACATGTTTTACCTCAACTTGGGCGACGGCCGATTTCAAGAAATGACCGAAGCCGCCGGGCTGCGCGCCGCGGGAGGCAACGGCCTGGGGATTGTGGCGAGCGATTTCGACGGCACGGGCAAGCTGAGCCTTTTCGTCGCCAACGATCAGGACGCCAACTTTTACTTCGTGAATCGCACGCCGGCCGCCGGCGCACGGCCGCGGTTCGAAGAACGCGGACTGCTCTCAGGACTCGCCTTCGACGGCGCGGGCCGGGCGCTGGCGTGCATGGGGGTGGCCGCCGGCGACGCCAACGGCGACGGAAGAATCGACCTGTTGGTCACCAACTTCAGCCAGGAGTCGTGTACCCTTTATTTGCACGAGGCCGGCGACTTGTTCACCGACGCCACGGGGCCAGCCGGCCTGCGCGGGCCGAGTTTCGCGATGTTGGGCTTCGGCACGCAGTTCCTCGACGGCGAGCTGGACGGACTCGCGGACTTGGTCGTGACCAACGGGCACGTCCACGAGTTTTCGTCGCCGGGCGTCTCCTACGCGATGCGGCCCCAGTATTTTCGCAATCTCGGCGGCGGCCGGTTCGAAGAGCTTCCGGCAGACCGCTTGGGAGCCTATTTCGAGCAAGCCTGCTTCGGCCGAAGCCTGGCGCGCCTGGACTTCAACCGCGACGGCCGCGACGATTTCGCGGTATCGTCGCTCGATGCGCCGCTTGCGCTGTTGTGCAACCGGACGGAGCCGGCCGGCCATTTTCTCGCGGTGCAGCTTAAGGGTGTGCGGTCCTCTCGCGATGCCGTTGGCGCCGTGGTGACGATCCAGATTGGCGAGCGCCGGCAGACGCAATGGCTGAAGGCGGGTGACGGCTTCCAGGCCAGCAACCAGCGGCAGTTGACTTTTGGCCTGGGGGCTGCCAGACGCATCGAGAAGCTGCACATTGCCTGGCCGTCCGGGGTCGCACAAGAGTATACCGACCTGCCCGCCGACGAGTCGTTGATTCTCGTCGAGGGTGTACCGCGATGACCATGTTGTCGCAGTGCCACGCGAGGGACCGTGTTTGCCACCAGCTTTAACTGGTGTTTCGCGGCTACCATGCCTTTTTCCTTTGAGCCGACTTCAGCCGGGCTCCTCGACCAGCGCGCCCTTCGGTGTCGCGGGCAAGGGCTAAAGCCACGACCGAGAAGCCCGGCTGAAGCCGGCTCATTAGGGGTTGGCTACGGCGATGCGATCGGCCATGCCCCGCCGAGCGGCGACAAAGCTGCTCAAATGCGGATCGGCGCCGAGCTCGGCGCTGATCACCGCACCGCGCGTTTCCTGTTGGTGCCAAAGCTGGCCACGCAACCCATCGACGATGGACTCCGATGCGCGCCGTCTATTTTAGTAAAATTTTTTTATCTGAAGACGCTTGACGAGAGCTTCCGCGCTGGTATAACGCCCTTGAACCGGGATGCGGGGCCGAAACAGAACGCATTTTAGTTGGCGATTCCAGCCATTGAGGCTTCCTAGTCACCCGAACCGAAAAGGCCCTTTCCATGCGCACCCATCGGACGAACGGCGCGCCGCGCCGCGCTTTTACCTTGGTCGAACTGTTGGTGGTCATCGCCATCATCGGCATCTTGATCGCCTTATTGCTGCCGGCAATCCAGGCGGCCCGCGAGGCCGCGCGACGCTCGCAGTGCAACAACAATCTCAAGCAATTGGCGCTGGCGGCGCAGAACTACCACGATATCTGGAAGAAGTTCACCTATGGGCGCGGCGGCTGGAACAATATCGGCGGGGGGCGCTGCGGCGACTATTCCGGCTTCATCACCTTGCTCCCCTTCATCGAGCAGGAGCCGATGTGGGAGATGATTGTCACCCAGGGCCAGTCTCCGCTGGTTCCCGCCGGCCAAACCACGGTGGGCCAAGCCAATCCCTGGAACACCAAATTCGTGCCCTGGATGACTCAGATCAATTCGATGCTCTGCCCGTCGAGCACGATGGCCACCGACAACAAGTACCCCGGCATGGGCGTGCGGAGCTATCACTTCAGTGCGGGACCATTCATCTACGGCTACGACAACAATAACTATGCGCTCGATCCGACAGGCGTCTATGCCTACTGGATGAAGATCACCACGGGCTCGCCCACCTGCGCCGGCAGCAGCGTTCAAAAGGGAATGAACAACATTCTCGACGGCACCAGCAACACGATCGCCATCAGCGAGAAGGTGGTGGGGCCTCCGGGAACGGGATCGAAAAGCATCTTTGGTCAGGGCGTCGAGCCCTTCACGCCGGCCATCTTGCTCCCGAACCCGACCATCTGCCTGGCCCAGGCGAACAATGGCTACTACATCGGCGGCGCCATCTCGTCGTTCAATGTGGGCGACCAGTGGGCGATGGGCCATGCCTACTGGACCTTGTTCACGACGATTCTGCCGCCCAACAGCCCCACCTGCTACGGGGCGACCGGCCTGAATCCCAGCAACGCCAACGGCATTTTCCCGCCCACCAGCTATCACCCCGGCGGCGTGCTGGGCGCGATGGTCGACGGCAGCGTGCGGTTCATTACCGAAGGGATCGACTGCGGCAGCTACGGCATGCCGCCCGCCAACAGCTACGGCGTGTGGGGCGCGATGGGCACGGCGGCGGGCGGCGAAAGCCTGGGCCTGCCGGGCACTCCCTGACGCGCCTCGTAAGGGAGAGTTCTACTTCACGCGGCCGGGAATGAGACATTGGCGGTGGCTGGGGCAGAAGCTGGCCGAGCGCGGCGTGGCAATCACCAAACCGCCGTCGGCCAGCGATGCCCCGGTGGTGACGATTCCGGGGCATCGCTTGGCCGCCACGCTCTTGAAGGGCGCCAGCCGCTATCTGCCAAGATGCCGCCACACTGCCGACGATCGCCAACACGTCGCTGCCGACGCTTGACGGGCAACCCAGGAAGGATAGGCTGCACTAAGGCACCCGAAGGCAACGAGCAAGCATCATGACGCGGCGCAGAAGCGTAGGTTGGCCGATCACGCTGGGCGTGATCATGATCGTGCTGTTGGTGGCGCTCATCATCGGCTGGGTGCTGCTGGCCCTCGAATACGTGCCGCTGCTGGCGGTCGGCACCACCTTCCTGGTGCTGGTCCTGATCGGCGTGGCGCTCTACCTGACCATCGCCGTCAAGCAAATCAGCCTCAATCAGCGGCAGGCGAACTTCATCGACAGTGTCACGCACGAACTGAAAAGTCCCATCGCCTCGCTCAAGCTCTACCTGCAAACGCTCAGCCGTCGCAGCGTGAGCGAGGCCCAGCAGCTCGACTTTTATCGTTTCATGCTGGAAGACCTGGACCGGCTCGACGCGCTGATCGATCACATGCTCGACGCGGCGCGGCTGGAGCAGGTCGCCGCCGAAAGCGACGTGGGCGGCGTGTCGCTGCCCGAAATCCTGCAAAGCTGTGCTTCGACCGTCTGCTCGCGGCACCGCCTGCCTCTGGAAACGATCTCGCTCGACGTTGCTCCCAGCATTGTGCGGGCCCGGCCGGTCGACCTGGAGATCGTGTTCCGCAACCTGATCGACAACGCGGTGAAGTACTCGCTTCCCGATCCGCGGGTCAAAGTCGAGTCGTGGTCGAACGGCCGCGGCAGCGTGCTGACGCGCGTCAGCGACAACGGGCCGGGCATTCCCGCCAAGCTGCGCCGCAAGATCTTCGGCCGCTTCGTGCGGCTGGGCAACGAGCTGGAGCGGACGCAGGCCGGCACCGGGCTGGGGCTGTATATTGTGCGCACGCTGGTCGACCGGATGAAAGGCAAAATCAGCGTCCGCGGCCGAGGCACGCACCGGGGAACCGTGTTCGAAGTCGAATTGCCGGGCCACGAACGGCTGAACCTGGAAGACCGCGACCACCAGCCGTTGGCCGCGCCGGTGACCTAAGCGGCCGCGAGAGACACAGCCATGGCGGAACCAACCAAACACATCCTGATCGTCGAAGACGAAGCCCACATGGCCTTCGGCATCAAGTTCAATCTGGAAGGCGACGGTTATCGCGTGACGGTCGCGGCCGACGGCCCCGCGGCCCTGCGGGCCTTCGAACGCGACCCGCGGGGGATCGATCTGGTGGTGCTCGACCTGATGCTGCCGGGCATGAGCGGCTATGCCGTCTGCGAGGCGCTGCTCCGCAGCCGCAACGATGTGCCGATTTTGATGCTCAGCGCCCGCACGTTGTCCGAAGACCGCATCCGCGGCTACGAGGTGGGGGCCAGCCAATACTTGTCAAAGCCGTTCGAGCTCGACGAGTTGTTGGCCATGGTCCGCAACCTGCTGCGCCGGCCGCGCGGCCAGGCGGCGCCGCGCGCCGCCGAGACCTACCGCTTCGGCCGGGCGACGGTCAACTTCGACACCTACGAGGCCCTGGTGGGCGAGCAGGAGATCCGCCTGACGCCCATGGAAATGAGCCTGCTGCGGTATTTCATCGACAACGAAGGGCGCGTGATCGGCCGCAACGAGCTGGTCGAGCGCGTCTGGCGGCAGCCCTATATCGAATCGACGCGCACGGTCGACAACTTCGTGATGCGGCTGCGGAAGTATTTCGAGGAGGACCCCGCCGAGCCGCGTCATTTTTTGAGTGTCCGCGGCGCGGGATACCGCTTCATCGCGTCCGGCCAGAGCGACTAGCCGGCGACCAGACCGGCATTCTGCCGCAGAAGTCGAAAAGATCAAGGCCGCATCGGTCGTGCGAATAGCCAAAGCCCCCACGCGCAAAGCCCGATCGCGAGAAGCGTTGTCGCAATGAACCACGGCTCGGCGGCCAGCCTCCAGCCCTGGTCGGCGAGGTTTGCCGCATGTAGGGCAACGATCAGACCGAAGACCACGCTGGTTGTCAGACAATAGGCTTTCATGGAAACTCTGAAGCTAGGCTAGCCAGGTTTTTATTTGACTTGCGGGCATATGGAATCACTACCTGACGCTGCAGCGGCCGACCGATCGATGAGCTGTTCCGACCTCGTCGAAAGCGTCAGCCGCCGGCACTCGCCAGGAACTCGTAGAGCACGTCGGCCGCCTTGGTCAGCTCGTCGATCGAAAGCCATTCGTCGGCCGTGTGGGCCTGGTCGATCGAGCCGGGTCCGAAAACCACCGTCGGCACGTTCGCCACCGAGATCCGCGAAGCGTTGGTGCCGAACGACACGCCGATCTTTTCGCCGCGGCCGAGCACGCGCCGCAACACGGCCACCAACCGGTCGGCCAAGGCGCCGTTGTCTCGATCGGCCAACGGCGTACTCAGCAGGTAGGGATGCTGGTGTTCGACTTCGACCTTGGTGGTCGCGGTTTCGCACAGATAAGCCAGCACGTGCTCGTAAGCGGCCAGCCCCTCTTCGCCCGGCAGCAGCCGACGGTCGATCTCGATCGAACACACGTCGGGCACCGTATTGACGCTCAGGCCACCCTGGATCGTGCCCACGCTGAGCGTCGCCCGGCCGCACAGCGGATGTTCGGGGACGATCTTTCCCAACTCGCCCGCATAACGCTCGAGGGCCTCAAGAACCGGGGCCATGCCGTAGATGGCGTTCTTGCCGCGATCGGGCTTCGAGCTGTGGGCGGCCAGTCCGTGAGTGCGGCATTTCCAACGAACGGCGCCCTTGTGGGCCACGACCACGTCGAGGTCCGTCGGCTCGGCGACGATCGCGACATCGGGCCGCCGAGGCACGACGGATTCGGTGCCCGTGGCCCAAAGCTTGGGCAACTCGCTGGCGCCGCTGTAGCCGTACTCCTCGTTCACGGTGCAGGCCATGATCACCGTGGGCCTGCCCGGCGGCCGCTCGTCGGCCAGACGCGACACGGCGCCGAGCATGGCCGTCATGCCTCCCTTGATATCGCAGGCTCCGCGGCCATAGAGCCGGCCGTCGCGGACCTGCGGCTTCCAGGGATCGATCGTCATGCCGTCGACGGGCACGGTGTCTTGGTGCGCTTCCAGCAGAATCAAGGGGCCGCCGGACTCCGGCGAGCGAGCGCCGTCGAGCCGGGCCACGATATTCTCGCGCCGCGGCTGCACAAGCTGCCGCTGCCACGGCAAGCCCAGCCGCTCGAACAGCCGCTGCAGATAGTCGGTGACGCGCTCTTCGTAAAATTCGGGGCCATCCAGCGGCCGCCCCATCGGATTCACGCTGGGAATGGCGACAAGATCGCTGAGGGTCTGGACGAGGTCGATTGCCATGGAGTTTGCCTTGGTAAAGCGGAGCCAAGCATTGTACCCCTATCGCATTCCCAGTCCCACCCAGTGCTGGCTTTCCAGGAAGTCGAGCAGCCAGGGGTGGACCCAGGGGTTCCACGTCGGGTAGCTGGCCGAGAGCACCGACAGGCCCAGAAAGATGATCGCCAGACCGCGTGACCAGCGACGGGCGGCCAGCAGGTCGGCGGCCGGCAGCATTGCCACCAGCCACAGCGGCGCGAACCAAAACACCCAGCGAAAGCCGCTGGTCATGCCGCCATAGTTGCGGTCTTCTTGCGGCATCCGCAAATAAAAGGCGATGCACACCA
Proteins encoded in this region:
- a CDS encoding M20 family metallopeptidase; the encoded protein is MAIDLVQTLSDLVAIPSVNPMGRPLDGPEFYEERVTDYLQRLFERLGLPWQRQLVQPRRENIVARLDGARSPESGGPLILLEAHQDTVPVDGMTIDPWKPQVRDGRLYGRGACDIKGGMTAMLGAVSRLADERPPGRPTVIMACTVNEEYGYSGASELPKLWATGTESVVPRRPDVAIVAEPTDLDVVVAHKGAVRWKCRTHGLAAHSSKPDRGKNAIYGMAPVLEALERYAGELGKIVPEHPLCGRATLSVGTIQGGLSVNTVPDVCSIEIDRRLLPGEEGLAAYEHVLAYLCETATTKVEVEHQHPYLLSTPLADRDNGALADRLVAVLRRVLGRGEKIGVSFGTNASRISVANVPTVVFGPGSIDQAHTADEWLSIDELTKAADVLYEFLASAGG